One window of the Granulicella arctica genome contains the following:
- a CDS encoding polyprenyl synthetase family protein — protein sequence MPSDVKELLATGAALTDAALERLLPGPQTVPHSIHRAMRHSVFAGGKRLRPILCIEAARMVAGTGQVPEGAADLGAALEMLHTYSLIHDDLPALDNDDLRRGQPTCHVVFGEAIAILAGDALQTLAFQTIAALASTPETTVAILRDISTAVSTGIGGASVLAPGMIGGQVVDIESEGKAPTAELVESIHRSKTGALITTSIVSGGIYGAGSAGAHADTISRLRIFGEKAGLAFQIVDDVLDMTQDSAQLGKTAGKDAASIKATWPAVFGIDQSIRDADQLIADAFEALAPFGEAATPLKTLAQYLTKRKN from the coding sequence ATGCCTTCTGACGTAAAAGAACTACTTGCTACGGGTGCGGCGCTTACCGATGCTGCCCTGGAGCGGCTGCTGCCCGGTCCTCAGACGGTGCCTCATTCCATTCACCGGGCGATGCGGCATAGCGTGTTCGCGGGCGGCAAACGTCTCCGACCCATCCTCTGCATCGAAGCTGCACGCATGGTGGCAGGAACGGGCCAGGTTCCGGAGGGTGCTGCTGACCTCGGCGCCGCTCTCGAGATGTTGCACACCTATTCCCTGATTCACGACGACCTTCCCGCGCTCGATAACGACGACCTTCGTCGCGGTCAACCGACCTGCCACGTTGTCTTTGGTGAAGCGATCGCGATTCTCGCTGGTGACGCGCTGCAGACGCTCGCCTTCCAGACCATCGCTGCACTCGCATCAACCCCGGAAACAACGGTGGCCATCCTGCGTGACATATCCACGGCGGTCAGCACGGGGATTGGCGGAGCGAGCGTCCTTGCTCCGGGGATGATTGGCGGCCAGGTGGTCGATATTGAGTCCGAGGGCAAGGCGCCTACTGCAGAGCTTGTCGAATCGATCCATCGCTCGAAGACGGGCGCCCTCATAACGACGAGCATCGTCTCAGGAGGCATCTACGGTGCCGGGTCTGCGGGGGCACACGCCGACACGATCAGTCGGCTGCGTATCTTTGGCGAGAAAGCAGGGCTTGCCTTCCAGATTGTCGACGACGTGCTCGACATGACGCAGGATTCTGCTCAACTCGGTAAGACAGCGGGCAAGGATGCTGCCAGCATCAAGGCCACCTGGCCGGCCGTGTTCGGTATCGACCAGTCGATTCGTGACGCTGACCAGCTGATCGCAGATGCCTTTGAGGCGCTCGCTCCTTTTGGTGAAGCGGCGACGCCGCTCAAGACACTTGCGCAATACCTGACGAAACGCAAGAACTAG
- a CDS encoding metal-sulfur cluster assembly factor, with the protein MLTEDEVRGALRDCYDPEIPCNIVDLGLVQTIFIERDLNAPGASIPGVPEKHRVAVTLTPSNPTEDAEAQLRAQIANRLAGFETISGTTVHIVHTPQWTPQDITPTGRRTLGLDGNPALVQIR; encoded by the coding sequence ATGCTGACTGAAGATGAAGTTCGAGGCGCGCTACGCGATTGCTACGATCCAGAGATCCCCTGCAACATCGTCGATCTCGGCCTTGTGCAAACGATTTTTATCGAGCGCGATCTGAATGCGCCGGGCGCCAGCATTCCCGGCGTCCCCGAGAAGCATCGGGTTGCGGTCACGTTGACGCCGAGCAATCCAACCGAGGATGCTGAGGCGCAACTTCGCGCACAGATAGCTAACCGTCTTGCTGGTTTCGAGACGATCAGCGGGACCACGGTCCACATTGTGCACACGCCGCAGTGGACTCCGCAGGACATCACGCCCACCGGGCGACGGACACTTGGCCTCGACGGCAATCCAGCCCTGGTGCAAATCCGCTAA